ACGGAGTCGGCGTAGTCACGCAGACGCGAGGCGAGTTCGACTTCGGTCGCACCGCCGCCCGCGAGGACGCGGCCGTCGGAGACGGTCTGTGCGACGACGTCGAGTGCGTCGTTGACGCCGCGCTCGAGTTCGTCGACGACGTGGTCGGTCGAGCCGCGAAGCAAGAGCGTGACGCCGTGTGCGTCGTCGCCTTCGACGTAGAACAGTTCGTCATCGTCGTCGCGGGTGACGTCACCGAAGCCGAGGTCGTCCTCGGTGACGCTCTCGAGGTCGGAGACGACGTTCGCGTTGACGACTTCCGAGAGGAACTCGAGGTCGGACTTCTTGGCGCGTCGGACGGCCAGAATGTCCTCCTTTGCGAGGTAGTGCTGGGCGAGGTCGTCGATGCCCTTCTGGCAGAAGACGACGTCGGCACCGGTGTCGACGATGCGCTGGACCTTGTCCTTGAGCTGTTTCTCCTCACGGTCGAGGAACTTCTGGAGCTGGTCGGGGTCGGTGACGGAGACTTCGGTGTCGACGTCGGTCTCCTCGACCTCGATCGGCTCGTTCAGCAGCAGGATGTCGGAGTCCGTCGCCTCGGTGGGCATGTTGTCGTGGACGGGGTCCTTGTCGATGATGCCACCGACGAGGAGGTCGGATTCGCCGACTGCGCGGCCGGTCTGGGTCTCGATGTTGAGGAACTCGAGGTCGACGACGTTGTCGCCCTCTTCCGTTTCGACGGTGACCTGACGGACGGCGTCGACGATCAGCTGGGCGAGGTGCTCCTTGTTGACCTCGGTGCCCTTGCCGGTCATCGAGGTTTCGGCGGTCTTCCGGAGGAGTTCCTCGTCGGTCGTGTCGATCTCGGTCGCGATGTCGTCGATCTCGTCACGAGCCTGCTCTGCGGCCATGTGGAAGCCCTTGATGATCGCCGTTGGGTGAATGTCCTGCTCGAGGAGGTCCTCGGCGTTCTTGAGGAGTTCGCCGGCGATCGCGACGGCCGTCGTGGTACCGTCGCCAGCCTCGTCTTCCTGTGTCTCGGCGACCTCGATGATCATCTCGGCCGTCGGGTTGTCGATGTCCATCTCCTGGAGGATGGTCACGCCGTCGTTGGTGATCGTTACCGATCCCATCGAGTCGACGAGCATCTTGTCCATCCCTTTCGGACCGAGCGTCGAGCGGACGGCCTCGGCGACTGCACGGGCCGCGCTGATGTTGTAGTCCTGCGCGTCCTTGTCCTTGACGCGCTGGGAATCCTCGCTCATCACGATCATCGGCTGCCCTTGCTGCATTCGCTGGCTCATAGTCAGCTGATTCATTGTTTGCCCTTCTATATAAAGATGGTGTTTTTCGCCATTCGTGATGGTCAGCGACTGCCGAACGTGAGGCGGAGAAACCACCGGATGGCGACGGGTCGTGTGCCCGTATTTGACATGCGTTACCAATCAGCTCGTCGCTCGAGACGACGACTGTATCCGCCACATTTATACAGTGTTGAGCATCGATCGCGAATCGAAGGGGCTCGCCTTCGCTCGAGAGCGTCGATACCTATAGTAGCCACTGACAGTCAGTGCACACCTGATCGCACGACGGCTGTGCGATCAGTGTGTAACTCGTTTCAGTTGTTACTATAGGACTCAACCGGTTCGACCAGCGACGCCTCGTCGATCGACGGATCGTTAACCGCACGCGAGACTGGGTACGCGCGGAGTTCCTCGGCCGGATAGGGCTCGAGAAGCGATTTCGGATCGTCGACAGTCAGCCACTCGCGTTCGCGATCGGGCTCGAGGATGACCGCCATTCGGTGGTGAAGCTCCGAGACGAGGTCGTTCGGCTCCGTTGTGACGATGGTAAACGTTTCGAGCGGTCCGTCTTCGCTATCGTCGTCCGCGACGCCGCCACCGAAGGCGTCGAGACCAGCCTGGGTTGTCTCGTCGTCGGGCTCCCAGCGTTCCCAGAGCCCGGCCATCGCGAAGACGCGATCGTCCTCGAAGGCGACTCTGTAGGGCTGTTTTCCGTTCTCGGTCTCGACCCACTCGTAGAAGCCGTCCGCGGGAACGATACATCTCCGTCGTTCGTACGCCGCCCGAAAGCTCGGCTTCTCGTCTACCGTCTCCGCACGCGCGTTGATGAGACCGTTTTTGTCGTCGTCGGCCCACGATGGCACCAGTCCCCACTCGAGGCGCTGGATCGTCTCGGGCGCGTCGTTCGTGATCACCGGGAGCCGCTGGCCCGGCGTCATGTTGTACCGCGGCGTGAACTCCTCGCTCGAGTCCGCGAATCGGGCGTCGAATCGCTCCTCGAGTGCCGCCTGCTCGACCATCAGTGTGTAGCGACCGCACATACTAGCGTCGTCGGCCGCCGCGGATATATGGTTGTCCGGTAGTCGCTCGCTCGGTATTCGGCGGCTACTCGGGCAGTATCGAGGGCGTACCCGTGGCCGGTAAGGCAGTAGGTGGCGTGTTACCATACACGGTTCCGTCGGAGCTCTCCACGAGAGTACAATGACGGATCGATACGAGATGCTGCTCTGCAAAGACGGCCTGCTAGAGATTCGGAACCCGGAGAACGAGGACCGGTGGATCACAACCGACTCGCCGGCGGAGCTTAGGCGGTAGTCGGTTCGGCTCCGTGACAGCAGGTGCTGTTCTGCCACTGTGGTGTGGAAACAAATCGCCGCAGCTTCCCACTGCTCATGACGCGTGTAGATCATCGTTCGGAAAACGCCAAGACTGGGATATCAACTGCCCCGCACAGGACACGGGGCTTGTCAGTGAACTCGGCCGTTATCCCGATAGCGGGGTCGGTACGAAACCTTGGTTCGGCCTCACCGTTCCTGACTTCAGGGCGAGTTGACCGTCGCCCGTCCGCCGAGACGACTGTAGGCCTCGACGGACGAACCGTAATCCGACGTTCTTTGCACCGACGTAATCAGCGTTGGCAGTAGTTCCACACTCGCGACACTCGAACGCTGCCTGTCGAATGCGGTTCTTTTCGCTCGTATATCCACATTCCGGACACTGTCGGCTCGTATTCTCTGGTGAAACGAACTCGATACGAATTCCCGCAGCCGTAGCTTTGTATTCGACCAGATCGACGAGTTGGCGGTGTGCCCACTGGTGAAATTCTTTGACAGGGGGTGCACGCTCCCGAATATGTTTGAGATTTTCGAATGCGATATAATCGCAGTCGTGGGTTACTGCTTCCTCGAGAATATCGTTGGCGACGTGATGCAACATCTCGCGCACATAGCGTGACTCTCGTCCGCTCATCCGCTGAATGGTGCGATGTGCTGACTGCGTTCCGGCTTCTTGAAGGCTGGAGCGTATTCGTTCGAATTGGCGGTGTCTGTGGCGTAGTTCTCCCCCCGAAGCGAAGTAGGCCGTACTGGTAGTGGCAATGTTGACGATGCCGAGATCGACACCGAGAACTGTCCTGTCCCCAGTGTCGTCCTGCCTCTCGGTCGTCGGTTCGGGCTTTGGCTTACGGAAACCCAGATGCAAATACCAGTCACCGTCCCGCTTCGATATCGTCGATTCGGTCAGTTCCCACTCGTCGTCCTCGAGATACTGTCGCTGGTAACCCGTTTCGTCGTCGGGAAGTGCGAGATTACAGCGAATCCGATCGGTGAGCGTTGCTAGCGAGACGGAACCGTCGGAAAACAGCGTCATCGATCGCGCGTCGTAAACGAGCGTATCGCTCGTGAAGGTCGGCCGAGACGTCTTGTAATTCTCGTCCAAGTCGTCGATCTCCTCGATACCAGAGAGTGCGGCTGCAGCTTTGTGCGTAGCGAGAATCGCGTGTTGGCTTCCGAGACGCGTTTGCTCACGTATCTCGTCGTACGCGAGTTGTTGCAGTTGCGTTTTCCGTGTCTCCCCAACTGTCCAGCCGATACGAGTACTGATGTTACAGGCGTATTGCCATTCGTCAAGTGTCTCATCGAGCGCTCGCCGTTGCTCGGGAGTAAGGATAGGGCGGGTGATCGCAGTCCGTCTCAGGTAGTCACCTGCCACGGAAAGAAGTTGATAGTAGACATACATTAGTTAATCGGTTTTAATTGACAGTTCCCTAGGGTCGACGCGCTTCGGTAGAGAATCGAGATATAACGAAGACGAAATCAGGCAGTGTTCTCGTCACGGACGGGGATCGAGCGTTTTCGATCAGGCTCGAGGGTTCTGACAGGGTATCTGCTCGGATTTCACTATCTGAATGTTAATACCCCTAATAGAACACATTTGTGCTCTTTTCTTTCAAAAAAGCGCCAGGACAGGGATTTGAACCCTGAATCCCAAAGGGAACACGCTTTCCAGGCGTGCGCCTTACCGTTCGGCCATCCTGGCTCGAGTCAACCTAACGGGGTCCGTCGTTTAACTCTTACTTTTACCGTCGCCGCCGTGTGACTCGGTTTCACCCGTCACGCGACGGGCCGACCACGCGGCGACCCGGTGCTCGAGCAGGTACGCACCGGTCATCGCCCCGGTCCCAACGATCACGGCCACGAACGCAGCCTGCGTGATTGGGAGTAGCGACTCGACGAACAGCGCGTAGCCCTGCACGAGCACCAGGAAGGCCATGAAACCGACGGCACCCCAGAGCAGGGCGGAGACGACGCGGCGATCGAGTCCGAACACGCCTCGAGTCACCTCACTCGAGGCTCGCTACGGCTTCGATTTCGACGCCGACGCCCTTGGGGAGGGCGGCGACTTCGACGGCGCTGCGGGCCGGCGGCTCGTCGTCGAAGTAGTCGGCGTAGGTCTCGTTCATCGCCTCGAAGTCGTCGATGTCGTCGAGGAAGACGGTGACTTTGAGGACGTCCGCCGACGTCGCACCGGCCTCGTCGAGGACGCCGTCGAGGTTGTAGAGGGCCTGTTCGGTCTGGGATTCGATGGATTCGTCCGCGAGCAGTTCCCCTTCGGTCGTCAGCGGGATCTGGCCGGCGGTGAACAGCAGCGAGCCGTTGCTGGTCGCCTGACTGTACGCGCCGACCGCAGCGGGTGCGTCGTCGGTTTCGATGATCCGTTTCATACGGTAGCACTCTATGCGGGTGGACTTAAAAGAAGGCGAAATCGGTTCCAGGCAGACTCGAGGGCGCGCGACGGACTGGCTCGCCCCAGTTTCGATTTCGATAACGATGGTAACAATCGAGTTGAATGACGCGACGATCACACGGCAGTCGTGCGAACAGGTGTGCGGTTATCTTCAGTGGCTACTACAATCGGCGGCGGGCTTATGCGACTCGATGGCTTTTTCGCCGTATGAGCGAGCGAGTAGGGGAAACCAACTGGACGTTCTGGGAGGGGGACGATACCGAAACCCACCGGCGGTGTCGGGCACTGATAACCGCGGTTGGCGACGGGATTGCGGTCGTAAACGCCGAGGGCGAACTGACGTTTGCAAACGAGCGCGCCGCGGAACTTCTCGGACGGCCGCTCGATGACCTCGCTGGACGCTCTGCCGACGGCGCTTACTGGGACTACGTCGACGACGCCGGAGACCCGCTTGAGACGGGTAAAACTCCGTTCGATCGCGTTATCGGTCGTGGCAGGTCGATCGCCGATCAGGTTGTCGGGCTTCGCCGTCCCTCCGGCGAGCGCGTGTGGCTGTCGGTCGACGGCGCGCCACAGCGGGACGAAACCGGCGATATCGACGGTGGCGTCTTCGTGTTCGAAGACGTGACCGAGCGACAGCAGGCCGAACGCGAACTCGAGGAGATCCTCGGTCGGGTGAGCGACGCCTTCTACGCGCTCGACGAGGAGTTTCGCTTCACGCACGTCAACGAGCGCGCCGAAGAGCTCCTCCAACGCTCCGAGCCGGAACTGCTCGGCAACTGTCTCTGGGACGTGTTTCCGTCCGCTGCGGAGATCGACGAGGTCTGGGACGCGTTCCAGACGGCGATGGACGAACAGGAGGCGACCAGCTACGAACTTTACTACGACACGCTCGAGTTCTGGGTCGAGGCGAATATCTACCCCTCCGAAACCGGCGTGTCGGTCTACTTTCGGGATGTCACCGAGCGCAAGGAGCGCGAGTCCGACCGCACCGAATTACTGCAGGACTTACGCGAGAGCGAGGAGCGACTCCGACTCGCACTCGAGGCCGGCGGCATGGGCACGTGGGAACTCGATCTACAGTCCGAGGAATCGCCGGTCAGGTCGCCACAGCACGACCGAATCTTCGGGTACGAGTCCCCGGTCGAAGACTGGGGGTTGGAACGCTTTCTCGATCACGTCCACCCGGACGACGGAGAGGAGGTGAAACGGCGGTTCGAAGCCGCAACGGAGACCGGAACGTGGGAGTTCGAGTGTCGAATCGTTCGAGCCGACGGCGAGAAACGGTGGATCGCAGCCCAGGGAGAGTTCCACTTCGACGACGGGGGAACACCGGTTCGGGCAGTGGGGGTCGTTCGGGACATCACCGAGCGCAAGGAGCGCGAACAGGCGCTCGAGGAGTCCGAGCGACGGTACCGGACGCTCGCGGAGTACTTCCCGAACGGTCTCGTCACGTTGTTCGATCACGATCTCGAGTACACGCTGGCGGCCGGGAAGGGGTTCGACCGGATCCCCGTTGATCCCCAGGATCTCGATGGGAAACCGTTTCACGAGGTCTGGCCCGACGACGCCGTTGCCGATCTCGAGCCGGTGTTTCAGTCGGCACTCGAGGGCGAGGAAGCCTCGGTGGAACTCGAGTATGCCGGCCGAGAGTGGGTTATCCACGCGGTGCCGATCACCGACGAACAGGGTGATATCTTCGCCGGAATGACGATGGCCCAGGACATCACCGAGCAAAAAGCGCACGAGCAGTACCTGGAGGAGGCAAAAGCGCAGCTCGAGGCGGCGACTGAGGCCGGTGCGATCGGGACCTGGGAGTGGCACATCCCCGACGATCAGTTCGTGACCGGCGAATCGTTCGCCGACACGTTCGATGTCGAGCCCGACGCCGCTCGGGAGGGTGTCCCGCTCGATCGGTTCCTATCGTCGATCCACGAGGACGACCGCGACCGGGTCGCCAGAGAGATCGAAGAGACGGTCGAACGCTGCGACGAGTGCGAACTCGAGTACCGCGTCTGGAACGCCGACGGCGAACTCCGGTGGGTCGTCGCCCGGGGCCACGTCGAGTGTGACGAGGATGGAAACGCCGTCAGATTCCCGGGCGCACTCACCGATATCACCGAACGCAAACGAGCGGAACTCGAACTCGAGAAACAATCGCGGCAACTCGAGACGCTGTTTCAGGTCTTACCCGTCGGTGCCGTGGTTGCGAACGCGGACGGTTCACTGCGCAGGGCGAACGAGACGGCGAAGAATATCTGGGGCGGTGACGTCTTCGATTCGGACTCCGTCGAGGAGTACGACAAGTTCTCGGCGACGTGGGCGGACTCCGGTGAGCCCGTCGGCCCCGAAGACTGGACGATGTCGCAGGTGCTTCAGGGCGAAGAGGTCAGGGAACCAAACATCTACGAGATCGAGGCCTTCGACGGTGAACACCGCATCATCATGGAGCACGGCAAACCGGTCCGAGACGAGCGCGGGAACGTGAGTCGTGCGGTAGTGACGCTGACCGACATCACCGACCGCCGGGCATATCAGCGACAGCTCGAGGAGTCGAACGACCGACTCGAGCAGTTCGCGTACGCCGCCTCCCACGATTTGCAGGAGCCGCTTCGGATGGTCACGAGCTATCTCCAGTTGCTCGAGCAGCGATACGGCGACGCCTTCGACGACGACGGCGAGGAGTTCCTCGCGTTCGCGATCGACGGGGCCGAGCGGATGCGCGAGATGATCGACGCGCTCCTCGAGTACTCGCGAGTCGACACGCAGGGTGATCCGTTCGAGCCGGTCGAGTTGGACGCCGTTCTCGAAGACGTCCGCGAGGACCTACAGATGCGGATCGAGGAAACCGACGCTGACATCACGACCGACGAACTCCCGCGTATCGATGGCGACGCGAGCCAGTTGCGTCAACTCTTCCAGAACCTCCTGCAAAACGCCATCGAGTACAGCGGCGACGAGCCACCGCGAATCGAGATCTCCGCCGAGCGAGACGGCAGAGACTGGATCCTCTCCGTTCGTGACGAGGGCGTCGGGATTGATCCGGACGATACCGAGCGGATTTTCGAGGTGTTCCAGCGGTTGCACAGCTACGAGGAGCACAACGGAACCGGCATCGGTCTCGCGCTCTGTCGACGCATCGTCGAACGCCACGGCGGGGAAATCTGGGTGGAGTCGACGCCCGAGGACGGAACGACGTTTTCGTTTACGCTACCGACCGCGTGATAGTGGAGACTTCGCTGGCTCCCTGTCGAGTGACGCAACCGCTCGAGTTAGGCCAAAATGTCGACCTCGTACCCCGCGTCTCGCAGCGCGGCGAGGAAGGCGTCGACGTGGTCGGGACCGCGCATCTCGAGTTCGATCTCGACTTCCGTATCGCTCATCTCGACGTCCCGGGAGGTGCGGTCGTGGTGGATGGCGTAAATGTTCGCGCGGTGAGCGGTGAAGATGTCGAGCAGGTCCTCGAGCGCGCCGGGACGATCCTTCAATACGGTTCGAATCTTCAGATACCGGCCGGTCTCGACGAGCCCGCGGACGACGACGTTGGTCAGCGTGTTGAGGTCGATGTTCCCGCCACAAAGCGTGGGGACGATGACCTCGTCCTCGTCGTAGTCGAACGCCTCGAAGAGCACCGCGGCCAGCGGCACCGCACCCGCGCCCTCGACGAGGGTCTTCGAGCGCTCGAGCAGGTAAACCAGCGCGACCGCGATCTCGGGGTCCGAGACGGTGACGACCTCGTCGACGTACTTCTGGATGTGCGGAAAGGTCCGCTCGCCGACGCTTCGGGTCGCGATCCCGTCCGCGATGGTGTCGACGCCGTCGAGGGCGATCCGCTCGCCTTTCTCGAGCGAGGCGGCGGCGCTCGAGGCCCCGTCGGCCTGCACCCCGATCACGCGCGTGTCGGGTTTCTGTTCTTTGATCGCGGTCGCGATACCGCTGATGAGGCCGCCGCCCCCGATCGGAACGACGACGGTCTCGACATCGGGGCAGTCCTCCAGAATTTCGAGCCCGATGGTGCCCTGGCCGGCCATGATGTCCTCGTCGTCGAAGGCGTGGACGTAGGTTCGATCCTCCTCGCGTTCGATCTCGTGGGCACGCTCGGCGGCTTCGTTGTAGTCTCGACCGGAGAGGACGATCTCCGCGCCGTAGTTTTTCGTCGCCTTGACCTTCGAAATGGGCGCGTGCTCGGGCATCACGATCTTCGAGTCGACGCCGGACCGCGTCGCCGCGAGCGCGACACCCTGGGCGTGGTTGCCCGCGCTCGCGGTGACGACGCCGGCGTCTTTCTGTGCCTCCGAGAGCGTCGCGATTCGGTTCGTCGCCCCGCGGATCTTGAACGCACCCGTTCGCTGGAAGTTCTCCAGTTTCAGCCGAATATCGGCTCCGGTCATCGACGAATAGGTGTGTGAGTGCTCGAGCGGAGTGTGTCTGGACGTTTCGCGGACGCGCTCGTGTGCCTCGAGAATATCTGAAAGTTCGAGCATACGCTCGACTACTCGGCGTGTGTTGTAAGACTGTCGGGGTCGGTCGGCCGGTCGAACCAGCCTCGCATCGATCCCGACACGAATGTGCTGCCGTACTGGCAACACGACAGGGAATACAGGGAATGCACGGCGTGTGACGTGCGAGTAAAGAAGAGAACGCAGTGCATATAAAGCTCATGGCTCCGCAGTGAAAGTAAAATCGCAAGAGGGAGCGGCGGAAACGGCAGTGTCAGACGTTCGTCTGCCGACCGTCATTCGTGATTTTGTACCACGGTATCTTCTCGCACAATATGGCGTCGAACGGCATCACCGAACGGGCGTTCGTCAGTCCACACGGCGTCGGCTGCGACGCCGAGTTTGTCCGGGTCGCCGACGTAGAGCTGGGTTGACCCGCTGTCCGCTCTCGGTACCGTAACCCGAACGTACAGCCCCCGATCGACGCCCTCGTACCGATCGAGTCGCTCGAGCGCGAGGTTGTCGACCGCGAGCAACTCACCGTCGGCGGTGCCACCCGGAAGCAAGGTCGGGTACGCGCCGTCGACGCGGTGGAACCCCTCGAGCGTCGCCGGGCCGAGGCTCTCGTACGTTCCGGGGCTGTCGCCGAGAAGTGACTCGACCTGCTCCGAATCGGTCAGCGTTCCGTAGACGAAAACCTGCACGACCGGACGTACGGGCTCTTCGCCCTTGTTCGTGGCGCTCGACACCGTACTCGGAAGCCGTTCGTCGGCCCGGAACTGTCGTCCGAACGGGCGGAGCCTTACGTTCAGCAAACTCGATATTGTTCGATCACTGACCACACAAAGCACTTATATGACTGCTCAAAAGCCGCTGCCATGAACCGCGAGTACGTGTTGGCTATCGCCGCGCTCGTGGTCGTAGTTGGAGCCCTCTCGACGCTCGCCCTCACCGGTGCAGTGTCCGATCCCGACGACTCCGAGACGGCCACAGACGTGGAAACCGATGGTGACGTATCGTTGGCAGAGATCACGATTAGTTCCGAGGACGTGACCGGCGGAACCGCCACGATCGCCGTCGACAGTCACCTCGAGCACCGGGGTGATCCGGTCGACAACGTCACCGTGGTCCATCGCGTGACCGACACGAACAGCGGACTCGTCGAGAACACGACCGAACGCGAGGTCGACGTGCTGGGCGAGGGCTCGAGTGACAGATCGGAAACCGTCGTCACGGATTCGGTCGCCGTCCCGCGAGAGAGTAGCTACGAGATCGAGACGTTCGTCTACCGGGACGGCGCGCGACTCGAGTCAGCCAGCCACTCGATCGAGGGCGTCGACGCGTTGACGCCCGCATACGCCGATACCGACGTCGAGTTCCACCGCTTTGGTGGCGGGAGCTTCGCGGACGTGCCCGCGATCGAGTACGCCATCGAGTCGACGACCGACGATCGGGCGACGCTCGAGGTCGCAAGCTACCTCACGAACACCGGTGACGACGCCGAGGACGACCTCGAACTCGAGGTGAAAGCCCGCCAGTCCGGCTCCGAGGTCGTCGCCGACTCCGCGACCGTCGATCTGTCGACGGTCGACCCCGGCGAGACCGCGTCGCCGACGGTCGATCTCGAGGTCCCAACGGAGTACGACTACTACCTCGACGCGGTGCTCTGGCGGGACGGCACCATTGTCGAAACCGACCGCGCCGTCGCCAACCTCGGCGAGGGATCGCTATCGGTCGACGAGACGGACGGCGAGGGCGGGCTCGAGGTAAGCGACTTCACCGGCGGCTCCGGCGTCGGAACGGACGACGCCGACGCCGCCGACGACGATCACGACGACGATCGCGACGGCGACGGAACGCCCGGCTTCGGCGCGGCGATCGCCGTTGCCGCACTGCTCGCGACGATCGCACTCGCACGGAGGTTCCAATGACTGATACACCAACGAAACCCGAAACGCAGCTCGAGACCGAGACCGAACAGGTGACCGACCAGCCTGACCAGTGGACGGATGCACGCACGCCGAGCCCCGACTCAGCAGCCGGGACCGACGCGGTGCTCGAATCGGATTCGGACCGAATTAAACGCTACCTCGCCTGGGGTGCACTCGGCGTCTGTTCGCTGCTCGCCGTCTTCGCGCTGATCCAGTTCTACGGCAGTGCCACCGATGCGATCGAACTCTGGGTCGATCCGAACTACCAGCCGCTGATGCACGCCGCGTTCAACCTCATCGTCCTGCTCGCTTCATTGATCGGCGTCTCGCTGCTGGTCACGGAGCTATCAGAGGGCTAATCATTCAGTGCGAAATCGGGCCGATTGCGGCGACAGTAGCTCTTATCCTACACGAACGCCGTGACAGTCTACGTTCCGTCGACGGTTGACAATCGACGGTTGACAATCGACGGTACGACCGGTGGCTGGGACGTCGAGTGCTAAAAACGAACCGAACGGCGACGCGTCGTTATCGGTCCTCGAGCGGGACGAACTCCTGATCCTCCGGCCCGGTGTACCGCGAGAGCGGGCGGATGAGTCGGTTATCCTCCTGGTACTCGAGGACGTGACCGACCCAGCCGCCGGCGCGGCTCATGGCGAAGATGGGCGTGTACATGTCGATCGGGATACCGAGCTGGTAGTAGACGGAGCCGGAGTAGAAGTCGACGTTCGGGGCGATCCCCTTCTCGGCGAGTCCCTGCTCCTCGGAAAGGTACTGCTCGATGGTCGTGGTGTAGTTGTACCACTTGTCGTCGCCTTCCTCGGCGAGTTCCTCGCTGCGCTCTTGCAGAATCTTGGCGCGTGGGTCCTTGACGTTGTAGACGCGGTGTCCGAAGCCGGGGATCCGCCGGCCTTCCTCGTTCGCTTGCTCGACCCACTCGCGGTGGTCGAGGTCGCTCTCGTCGATCTCGAAGAGGACTTCCATGACGTCCTGATTCGCACCACCGTGGAGTGGGCCAGAGAGGGCGCTCACGCCGCCGGTCACGGCGCTGTAGATGTCGGCCATCGTCGAGCCGATCACCATCGACGTGAACGTGGAGGCGTTCAGGCCGTGGTCCGCGTGCAAGATCAGCGCCTGATCGAAGGTTTCGGCGTGGGTGTCGCTCGGCTCCTCGCCGGTCAGCATGTAGAGGAAGTTCGCGGCGAGCCCCAGGTCAGGGTGGGGGTCGAGCGGCTCCTCGTCCAGCCGGTAGCGCTCGAACGCCGCGAGCGCGGTCGGGATCTTGGCCGTGATGCGACGACCCTTTCGGAGCGTGGCCTCGAGATCCTCGGGCTCGGCGTTGCCTTCGGGTTCGGAGGCCGAAAACATCGAAACCGCAGTCCGGAGTGCGGCCATCGGCTGCTCGTCGGCTGCCGCGAGGCGTTCCATGGTCTCGAGTACATCCTCGGAGACGTCGCGCTCCTCGTTGAGCGCCACGGTGA
Above is a window of Natronorubrum tibetense GA33 DNA encoding:
- the thsB gene encoding thermosome subunit beta codes for the protein MSQRMQQGQPMIVMSEDSQRVKDKDAQDYNISAARAVAEAVRSTLGPKGMDKMLVDSMGSVTITNDGVTILQEMDIDNPTAEMIIEVAETQEDEAGDGTTTAVAIAGELLKNAEDLLEQDIHPTAIIKGFHMAAEQARDEIDDIATEIDTTDEELLRKTAETSMTGKGTEVNKEHLAQLIVDAVRQVTVETEEGDNVVDLEFLNIETQTGRAVGESDLLVGGIIDKDPVHDNMPTEATDSDILLLNEPIEVEETDVDTEVSVTDPDQLQKFLDREEKQLKDKVQRIVDTGADVVFCQKGIDDLAQHYLAKEDILAVRRAKKSDLEFLSEVVNANVVSDLESVTEDDLGFGDVTRDDDDELFYVEGDDAHGVTLLLRGSTDHVVDELERGVNDALDVVAQTVSDGRVLAGGGATEVELASRLRDYADSVSGREQLAVEAFADSLELVPRVLAENAGLDSIDTLVDLRAAHDDGDVTAGLNVFSGDVEDTFEAGVVEPAHAKEQAVTSASEAANLVLKIDDIISAGDLSTDKGGDEEGAPGGAGGMGGMGGGMGGMM
- a CDS encoding SOS response-associated peptidase; translated protein: MCGRYTLMVEQAALEERFDARFADSSEEFTPRYNMTPGQRLPVITNDAPETIQRLEWGLVPSWADDDKNGLINARAETVDEKPSFRAAYERRRCIVPADGFYEWVETENGKQPYRVAFEDDRVFAMAGLWERWEPDDETTQAGLDAFGGGVADDDSEDGPLETFTIVTTEPNDLVSELHHRMAVILEPDREREWLTVDDPKSLLEPYPAEELRAYPVSRAVNDPSIDEASLVEPVESYSNN
- a CDS encoding RNA-guided endonuclease InsQ/TnpB family protein, translated to MYVYYQLLSVAGDYLRRTAITRPILTPEQRRALDETLDEWQYACNISTRIGWTVGETRKTQLQQLAYDEIREQTRLGSQHAILATHKAAAALSGIEEIDDLDENYKTSRPTFTSDTLVYDARSMTLFSDGSVSLATLTDRIRCNLALPDDETGYQRQYLEDDEWELTESTISKRDGDWYLHLGFRKPKPEPTTERQDDTGDRTVLGVDLGIVNIATTSTAYFASGGELRHRHRQFERIRSSLQEAGTQSAHRTIQRMSGRESRYVREMLHHVANDILEEAVTHDCDYIAFENLKHIRERAPPVKEFHQWAHRQLVDLVEYKATAAGIRIEFVSPENTSRQCPECGYTSEKNRIRQAAFECRECGTTANADYVGAKNVGLRFVRRGLQSSRRTGDGQLALKSGTVRPNQGFVPTPLSG
- a CDS encoding Rid family detoxifying hydrolase gives rise to the protein MKRIIETDDAPAAVGAYSQATSNGSLLFTAGQIPLTTEGELLADESIESQTEQALYNLDGVLDEAGATSADVLKVTVFLDDIDDFEAMNETYADYFDDEPPARSAVEVAALPKGVGVEIEAVASLE
- a CDS encoding PAS domain-containing sensor histidine kinase yields the protein MSERVGETNWTFWEGDDTETHRRCRALITAVGDGIAVVNAEGELTFANERAAELLGRPLDDLAGRSADGAYWDYVDDAGDPLETGKTPFDRVIGRGRSIADQVVGLRRPSGERVWLSVDGAPQRDETGDIDGGVFVFEDVTERQQAERELEEILGRVSDAFYALDEEFRFTHVNERAEELLQRSEPELLGNCLWDVFPSAAEIDEVWDAFQTAMDEQEATSYELYYDTLEFWVEANIYPSETGVSVYFRDVTERKERESDRTELLQDLRESEERLRLALEAGGMGTWELDLQSEESPVRSPQHDRIFGYESPVEDWGLERFLDHVHPDDGEEVKRRFEAATETGTWEFECRIVRADGEKRWIAAQGEFHFDDGGTPVRAVGVVRDITERKEREQALEESERRYRTLAEYFPNGLVTLFDHDLEYTLAAGKGFDRIPVDPQDLDGKPFHEVWPDDAVADLEPVFQSALEGEEASVELEYAGREWVIHAVPITDEQGDIFAGMTMAQDITEQKAHEQYLEEAKAQLEAATEAGAIGTWEWHIPDDQFVTGESFADTFDVEPDAAREGVPLDRFLSSIHEDDRDRVAREIEETVERCDECELEYRVWNADGELRWVVARGHVECDEDGNAVRFPGALTDITERKRAELELEKQSRQLETLFQVLPVGAVVANADGSLRRANETAKNIWGGDVFDSDSVEEYDKFSATWADSGEPVGPEDWTMSQVLQGEEVREPNIYEIEAFDGEHRIIMEHGKPVRDERGNVSRAVVTLTDITDRRAYQRQLEESNDRLEQFAYAASHDLQEPLRMVTSYLQLLEQRYGDAFDDDGEEFLAFAIDGAERMREMIDALLEYSRVDTQGDPFEPVELDAVLEDVREDLQMRIEETDADITTDELPRIDGDASQLRQLFQNLLQNAIEYSGDEPPRIEISAERDGRDWILSVRDEGVGIDPDDTERIFEVFQRLHSYEEHNGTGIGLALCRRIVERHGGEIWVESTPEDGTTFSFTLPTA
- the ilvA gene encoding threonine ammonia-lyase, whose amino-acid sequence is MLELSDILEAHERVRETSRHTPLEHSHTYSSMTGADIRLKLENFQRTGAFKIRGATNRIATLSEAQKDAGVVTASAGNHAQGVALAATRSGVDSKIVMPEHAPISKVKATKNYGAEIVLSGRDYNEAAERAHEIEREEDRTYVHAFDDEDIMAGQGTIGLEILEDCPDVETVVVPIGGGGLISGIATAIKEQKPDTRVIGVQADGASSAAASLEKGERIALDGVDTIADGIATRSVGERTFPHIQKYVDEVVTVSDPEIAVALVYLLERSKTLVEGAGAVPLAAVLFEAFDYDEDEVIVPTLCGGNIDLNTLTNVVVRGLVETGRYLKIRTVLKDRPGALEDLLDIFTAHRANIYAIHHDRTSRDVEMSDTEVEIELEMRGPDHVDAFLAALRDAGYEVDILA